From the genome of Streptacidiphilus rugosus AM-16, one region includes:
- a CDS encoding S9 family peptidase, whose product MPQEITFPRQFSRTQRFSLGAPRSFAPSPDGRRVAFLGSRGGTERANLLFVLDLSNEAAPFERVVADPADLLGGGAEELSAEERARRERAREGSAGVVGYATDAAVTLAAFGLSGRLFAVSLLPGAAPARELPARGTVLDPHPAPDGRHVAYATTDGALRVVATDGSGDRALAGEDDPEVSWGQAEFIAQEEMARSRGFWWSPAGDRLIAARVDNSPVHRWWIADPANPGREPAEIAYPQAGTPNADVTLAVLGLDGSRVEVAWDREAFPYLARVQWSSGGAPLLQVQARDQRRQLVLALDPATGATTVLHDERDPVWVEPYTGVPAWTPDGRLVRVADDAETDARVLVVGDRVLTDRGLHVRAVLDVTDEDVLITASAGEGATTPEIGEQHVYRVTGEGVRRLGSAPGYHSAVRGGGLTVLSSASLERSGSTVRVLRAAGPAAEPVEVATIANLAETPVIAARPVVTLAGKRRIPAAVLLPTGYDRERDGLLPVLMAPYGGPHGQQVTAAQNSYLSAQWFADQGFAVVVADGRGTPGRSPAWEKAIALDMAGPTLDDQVEAVQALAADFPLDLGRVGIRGWSYGGYLAALAVLRRPDVFHAAVAGAPVTDMELYDTHYTERYLGHPAEHPEVYAAHSLLTDAPGLSRPLQIIHGLADDNVVVAHSLRLSSALLAAGRPHEVLPLSGVTHMTPQEEVAENLLLLQVEFLRRSLPRP is encoded by the coding sequence ATGCCCCAGGAGATCACTTTCCCCCGTCAGTTCTCGCGCACCCAGCGGTTCTCGCTGGGTGCGCCCCGGTCGTTCGCGCCCTCCCCGGACGGGCGAAGGGTGGCCTTCCTCGGGAGTCGCGGCGGGACCGAACGGGCGAACCTGCTGTTCGTGCTCGACCTTTCGAACGAGGCTGCTCCGTTCGAGCGAGTCGTGGCCGACCCGGCCGACCTGCTCGGGGGCGGCGCGGAGGAGCTCTCCGCGGAGGAGCGCGCCCGGCGCGAGCGGGCCAGGGAGGGCTCGGCCGGCGTCGTCGGCTACGCCACCGACGCCGCGGTCACGCTCGCGGCCTTCGGCCTCTCCGGACGCCTCTTCGCGGTGTCGCTGCTGCCCGGCGCCGCACCGGCCAGGGAACTGCCCGCCCGCGGCACCGTGCTGGACCCGCACCCCGCGCCGGACGGCCGTCACGTCGCCTACGCCACCACCGACGGCGCGCTGCGGGTCGTCGCGACCGACGGCAGCGGCGACCGGGCGCTGGCCGGGGAGGACGACCCCGAGGTCAGCTGGGGCCAGGCGGAGTTCATCGCGCAGGAGGAGATGGCCCGCAGCCGCGGCTTCTGGTGGTCCCCGGCCGGGGACCGGCTGATCGCCGCCAGGGTCGACAACAGCCCGGTCCACCGCTGGTGGATCGCCGACCCGGCCAACCCGGGGCGGGAACCCGCCGAGATCGCCTACCCGCAGGCGGGCACCCCCAACGCCGACGTCACGCTCGCGGTCCTGGGCCTGGACGGGAGCCGGGTCGAGGTCGCCTGGGACCGGGAGGCCTTCCCCTACCTGGCCCGCGTGCAGTGGTCCTCGGGCGGTGCGCCGCTGCTCCAGGTGCAGGCCAGGGACCAGCGGCGGCAGCTGGTGCTCGCCCTCGACCCGGCGACGGGCGCGACCACCGTGCTGCACGACGAGCGCGACCCGGTCTGGGTCGAGCCCTACACCGGGGTCCCCGCGTGGACCCCCGACGGCCGACTGGTCAGGGTGGCCGACGACGCCGAGACCGACGCCCGGGTGCTCGTCGTCGGGGACCGGGTGCTGACCGACCGTGGCCTGCACGTCCGCGCCGTGCTCGACGTGACGGACGAGGACGTGCTGATCACCGCCTCGGCGGGGGAGGGCGCGACGACGCCGGAGATCGGCGAGCAGCACGTGTACCGGGTCACCGGCGAAGGCGTCCGTCGACTCGGTTCCGCGCCCGGCTACCACTCGGCGGTGCGCGGCGGCGGACTCACCGTGCTCAGCTCCGCCTCGCTGGAGCGCTCCGGCTCGACCGTGCGGGTGCTGCGCGCCGCCGGGCCCGCCGCCGAGCCGGTCGAGGTGGCCACGATCGCGAACCTGGCCGAGACGCCGGTGATCGCCGCCCGGCCCGTCGTCACCCTCGCGGGCAAGCGCAGGATCCCGGCCGCCGTCCTGCTGCCCACCGGCTACGACCGGGAACGGGACGGCCTGCTGCCGGTCCTGATGGCCCCCTACGGCGGTCCGCACGGCCAGCAGGTGACGGCGGCGCAGAACAGCTACCTCTCCGCCCAGTGGTTCGCCGACCAGGGCTTCGCGGTGGTCGTGGCGGACGGCCGCGGCACCCCCGGCCGGAGCCCCGCCTGGGAGAAGGCGATCGCGCTGGACATGGCGGGCCCGACCCTGGACGACCAGGTCGAGGCGGTGCAGGCGCTCGCCGCCGACTTCCCGCTCGACCTGGGCCGGGTCGGGATCCGCGGCTGGTCCTACGGCGGCTACCTGGCCGCGCTCGCCGTGCTGCGCCGCCCCGACGTCTTCCACGCGGCCGTCGCCGGGGCCCCCGTCACGGACATGGAGCTCTACGACACCCACTACACCGAGCGCTACCTCGGCCATCCGGCCGAGCACCCCGAGGTCTACGCCGCGCACTCGCTGCTGACCGACGCGCCCGGGCTGAGCCGACCGCTGCAGATCATCCACGGGCTGGCCGACGACAACGTCGTCGTCGCCCACAGCCTGCGGCTCTCCTCGGCGCTGCTCGCCGCGGGCCGCCCGCACGAGGTGCTGCCGCTCTCCGGGGTCACCCACATGACACCGCAGGAGGAGGTCGCGGAGAACCTGCTGCTGCTCCAGGTCGAGTTCCTGCGGAGGTCACTGCCGCGCCCGTGA
- a CDS encoding ABC transporter permease, whose translation MSQLIKLEVLRVLRNRRYLFFTVLFPVMMFFFYASANIPGSLNGVDAKTYYMVSMATFGTVGAALNTAMRISLERKSGWTRQLRLTALPGWAYVLSKVVAAGVVTLPAVLAVFGAGIAEGVRFPIGTWLAMGLLIWAGGFVFAAAGVALGYAAAPDAVQPITMIGYMGMAFLGGSWFPLSGGLKSAGEYTPVYLFNQLAKSPLGGVSVSAGEVAGLIAYLAVFAALAAWLYQRDRKTV comes from the coding sequence ATGTCGCAGCTGATCAAGCTCGAGGTGCTGCGCGTGCTGCGCAACCGGCGCTACCTCTTCTTCACCGTGCTCTTCCCGGTGATGATGTTCTTCTTCTACGCCTCGGCGAACATCCCCGGCAGCCTCAACGGCGTCGACGCCAAGACCTACTACATGGTCTCGATGGCGACCTTCGGCACGGTCGGCGCCGCGCTCAACACCGCGATGCGGATCTCGCTGGAGCGCAAGAGCGGATGGACCCGTCAGCTGCGGCTGACCGCACTGCCCGGCTGGGCCTACGTGCTCTCCAAGGTCGTCGCCGCAGGTGTGGTGACCCTCCCCGCCGTCCTCGCCGTCTTCGGCGCCGGCATCGCCGAGGGCGTCCGCTTCCCGATCGGCACCTGGCTCGCCATGGGCCTGCTGATCTGGGCCGGAGGGTTCGTCTTCGCGGCGGCGGGCGTCGCACTCGGCTACGCGGCCGCGCCGGACGCGGTCCAGCCGATCACCATGATCGGCTACATGGGCATGGCCTTCCTCGGCGGCTCCTGGTTCCCGCTGTCCGGCGGGCTCAAGTCGGCCGGCGAGTACACTCCGGTCTACCTCTTCAACCAGCTGGCGAAGTCCCCTCTCGGGGGAGTTTCGGTGAGTGCCGGCGAGGTGGCCGGACTGATCGCCTACCTCGCGGTCTTCGCCGCCCTGGCGGCCTGGCTCTACCAGCGTGACCGCAAGACCGTCTGA
- a CDS encoding histidine kinase, producing MSEDVTAGPRIGVPPENRRQMFVKLCWMLLWMIYLAYPVGDLLSGVHTAAGTVFGWVMLAGFLGCYIYLVMRRQVAGTAAEWAVWQAWVLLAMLVISIITTLGLNNNWLALFSYTAIASGAILPPRYAFFGVAGTAGIQFVLGLTSHMPGDALYGISISAFLGGMAMIGLQRLVRTMAELREARQAVAALAASDERLRLARDLHDLLGHSLSLITLKTELTSRFMDQERYPEARAQVADIEKVSRQALVDVREAIGGYRRPKLAVELAAARTALTAADIAIDAPLSLADARPGLDAEAEGALGWALREAVTNVVRHSSASQCRIRLIEDHAPTTGSAARSGRVLTLEVLDNGSPGKHSTSGNGLTGLTERLALADGTLEAGPVKGGNGFSLRASVPLRDPITVASEAVAGTVQE from the coding sequence ATGAGCGAGGACGTGACGGCTGGGCCGCGGATCGGGGTTCCCCCGGAGAACCGTCGGCAGATGTTCGTCAAGCTGTGCTGGATGCTGCTCTGGATGATCTACCTGGCCTATCCCGTCGGCGATCTCCTGAGCGGCGTCCACACCGCGGCGGGCACGGTCTTCGGCTGGGTGATGCTGGCGGGGTTCCTCGGCTGCTACATCTACCTGGTCATGCGGCGCCAGGTGGCCGGAACGGCGGCCGAATGGGCCGTCTGGCAGGCCTGGGTCCTGCTCGCCATGCTGGTCATCTCGATCATCACCACCCTGGGCCTGAACAACAACTGGCTCGCCCTGTTCAGCTACACGGCGATCGCCTCCGGTGCGATCCTGCCTCCCCGGTACGCGTTCTTCGGGGTGGCCGGTACGGCCGGGATCCAGTTCGTCCTCGGGCTGACCTCGCACATGCCGGGCGACGCGCTCTACGGCATCTCGATCAGCGCCTTCCTCGGTGGCATGGCGATGATCGGCCTGCAGCGCCTGGTGCGGACCATGGCGGAGCTGCGTGAGGCGCGGCAGGCGGTGGCGGCGCTCGCCGCCTCCGACGAGCGGCTGCGCCTCGCCCGCGACCTGCACGACCTGCTCGGCCACTCGCTCTCGCTGATCACCCTGAAGACCGAGCTGACCTCGCGGTTCATGGACCAGGAGCGCTACCCGGAGGCCCGCGCGCAGGTCGCCGACATCGAGAAGGTCTCCCGGCAGGCCCTGGTCGACGTCCGCGAGGCGATCGGCGGCTACCGCCGCCCGAAGCTGGCGGTCGAGCTCGCCGCCGCCCGCACCGCGCTCACGGCCGCGGACATCGCCATCGACGCGCCGCTCTCGCTCGCCGACGCCCGGCCCGGCCTCGACGCCGAGGCCGAGGGCGCGCTCGGCTGGGCGCTGCGCGAGGCGGTCACCAACGTCGTCCGTCACAGCAGCGCCTCGCAGTGCCGGATCCGCCTGATCGAGGACCACGCGCCCACCACCGGCAGCGCCGCCCGCAGCGGCCGGGTGCTGACCCTCGAGGTCCTCGACAACGGCAGCCCGGGCAAGCACAGCACCTCCGGCAACGGCCTCACCGGTCTCACCGAACGCCTCGCCCTGGCCGACGGCACGTTGGAGGCGGGTCCCGTGAAGGGCGGCAACGGCTTCTCGCTCCGCGCGAGCGTGCCGCTGCGTGATCCGATCACCGTCGCGAGCGAGGCTGTGGCCGGTACCGTGCAGGAGTGA
- the mshB gene encoding N-acetyl-1-D-myo-inositol-2-amino-2-deoxy-alpha-D-glucopyranoside deacetylase, whose protein sequence is MTESAPAAGARRLLLVHAHPDDESIGNGATMARYAAAGTGVTLVTCTLGEEGEVIGETHAHLVAHRDDALGPHRITELAAAMRELGVTDHRFLGGPGRWRDSGMMGVPSNARTEAFWQADLDEAAAELAAVIREVRPQVLVTYDPNGGYGHPDHIQAHRVAMRGSELAGDTSFRPELGPAHHVAKIYWNVIPRSVVEAGFAALRAAGKDSPFPGIASADDIPGVVDDAEVTAAVDGSAFAEAKAAAMRAHETQIAVDGPFFALSNDLGQPLPSVEYYRLVRGEPGPVDPATGWEADLFAGVAADAGSPNGSSSSVGSNGPAGAAS, encoded by the coding sequence ATGACGGAATCAGCCCCGGCAGCCGGCGCCCGGCGCCTGCTCCTCGTCCACGCCCACCCCGACGACGAGTCGATCGGCAACGGCGCGACGATGGCCCGCTACGCCGCGGCCGGCACCGGCGTCACCCTGGTCACCTGCACCCTCGGCGAGGAGGGCGAGGTGATCGGCGAGACGCACGCTCATCTGGTCGCCCACCGTGACGACGCGCTCGGCCCGCACCGCATCACCGAGCTGGCCGCGGCGATGCGCGAGCTCGGCGTCACCGACCACCGCTTCCTCGGCGGCCCCGGCCGCTGGCGCGACTCGGGCATGATGGGTGTCCCCAGCAACGCCCGCACCGAGGCCTTCTGGCAGGCCGACCTGGACGAGGCGGCGGCGGAGCTGGCCGCCGTGATCCGCGAGGTCCGCCCGCAGGTCCTGGTCACCTACGACCCCAACGGCGGCTACGGGCACCCGGACCACATCCAGGCGCACCGCGTGGCCATGCGCGGCAGCGAGCTCGCGGGCGACACCTCCTTCCGCCCCGAGCTCGGCCCCGCCCACCACGTGGCGAAGATCTACTGGAACGTGATCCCCCGCTCGGTGGTGGAGGCGGGCTTCGCCGCGCTCAGGGCGGCCGGCAAGGACTCCCCCTTCCCCGGCATCGCGTCGGCGGACGACATCCCGGGCGTCGTCGACGACGCCGAGGTCACCGCGGCCGTCGACGGATCGGCCTTCGCCGAGGCCAAGGCCGCGGCGATGCGCGCGCACGAGACGCAGATCGCGGTCGACGGCCCGTTCTTCGCCCTCTCCAACGATCTGGGCCAGCCGCTGCCCTCGGTCGAGTACTACCGCCTGGTCCGCGGCGAGCCCGGTCCGGTCGACCCGGCCACCGGCTGGGAGGCCGACCTCTTCGCCGGCGTCGCCGCCGACGCCGGCAGCCCGAACGGCTCGAGCAGCTCCGTCGGCTCGAACGGCCCCGCCGGAGCGGCCTCGTGA
- a CDS encoding ABC transporter family substrate-binding protein, producing the protein MSRKSLKLATAVALTAGMVVSASACSSSSKSPSTNPTTQVQSHANDINPVDAATLKQGGVLNFPVDQYSTQWNNLQADSQNELSIFDTLGPMMPSLWHASADNKLSPNTDFLTSATVATVGGKQVTTYELNPKGKWSDGTPISWKDFQAIWQADNGVNTKYNPYATTGYSQIESVAQGKDQFEVVVTYKTPFADWQSLFSTLFPASQIGTVDGFNNSYKGKIPVTGGPYKLQKMDATTKVVTEVRDPNWWGTKPVLDTINFRTLTPDATPGAFASGEIDLMDIGPDTAAYKKAKSVSNTTIHVSGGWALRHAVINGKSPFFSDKTVRQAVFEAINRDAVGKSDLAGLPWPIAPLNNHFFVNNQAGYQDTAGPLGQYNVADAKAKLDAAGWKVGSDGIRAKDGKQFVINMEIPAGVAVATNESQLFTSMLQAVGIKVTVTQGQGDAFFNDLTAGKFDLTVFSGIGVAPIFTLSNQEASFLNPTAQGIGANFSRIGSPEIDAAMNKAGNDTDFTQYNADINAADKMIWDLGVDLPLYQRPQIVATKSALANYGAFGFQDIDWTKIGFTK; encoded by the coding sequence TTGTCTCGCAAGTCCCTCAAGCTCGCCACCGCGGTGGCGCTCACCGCCGGTATGGTCGTCTCGGCCTCTGCCTGCAGCAGCAGCTCCAAGTCCCCCAGCACGAACCCGACCACGCAGGTCCAGTCCCACGCGAATGACATCAACCCGGTCGACGCGGCTACGCTGAAGCAGGGCGGTGTCCTGAACTTCCCGGTGGACCAGTACTCCACCCAGTGGAACAACCTGCAGGCCGACTCGCAGAACGAGCTGTCGATCTTCGACACCCTCGGCCCGATGATGCCGTCGCTGTGGCACGCCTCGGCCGACAACAAGCTGTCGCCGAACACGGACTTCCTCACCAGCGCCACGGTCGCGACCGTGGGCGGCAAGCAGGTCACCACCTACGAGCTCAACCCCAAGGGCAAGTGGTCCGACGGCACGCCGATCAGCTGGAAGGACTTCCAGGCCATCTGGCAGGCCGACAACGGCGTCAACACCAAGTACAACCCGTACGCCACCACCGGCTACTCCCAGATCGAGAGCGTGGCGCAGGGCAAGGACCAGTTCGAGGTCGTCGTCACCTACAAGACCCCGTTCGCCGACTGGCAGAGCCTGTTCAGCACGCTCTTCCCGGCCTCGCAGATCGGCACGGTCGACGGCTTCAACAACTCCTACAAGGGCAAGATCCCGGTCACCGGCGGCCCCTACAAGCTCCAGAAGATGGACGCGACGACCAAGGTCGTCACCGAGGTCCGCGACCCCAACTGGTGGGGCACCAAGCCGGTCCTGGACACCATCAACTTCCGCACCCTGACGCCGGACGCCACCCCGGGCGCCTTCGCCTCCGGTGAGATCGACCTGATGGACATCGGTCCGGACACGGCCGCCTACAAGAAGGCGAAGTCCGTCTCGAACACGACCATCCACGTCTCGGGTGGCTGGGCGCTGCGTCACGCGGTGATCAACGGCAAGAGCCCGTTCTTCTCCGACAAGACGGTCCGTCAGGCCGTCTTCGAGGCGATCAACCGTGACGCGGTCGGCAAGTCCGACCTCGCCGGTCTGCCTTGGCCGATCGCCCCGCTGAACAACCACTTCTTCGTCAACAACCAGGCCGGTTACCAGGACACCGCCGGCCCGCTCGGCCAGTACAACGTGGCCGACGCCAAGGCGAAGCTGGACGCGGCCGGCTGGAAGGTCGGCAGCGACGGCATCCGTGCCAAGGACGGCAAGCAGTTCGTCATCAACATGGAGATCCCGGCGGGCGTCGCGGTCGCGACGAACGAGTCGCAGCTGTTCACCTCGATGCTGCAGGCGGTCGGCATCAAGGTGACCGTGACCCAGGGTCAGGGAGATGCGTTCTTCAACGACCTGACGGCGGGCAAGTTCGACCTCACCGTGTTCTCCGGCATCGGTGTGGCCCCGATCTTCACCCTGAGCAACCAGGAGGCCAGCTTCCTGAACCCGACCGCCCAGGGCATCGGCGCCAACTTCTCCCGCATCGGCTCCCCGGAGATCGACGCGGCGATGAACAAGGCCGGCAACGACACCGACTTCACCCAGTACAACGCGGACATCAACGCCGCGGACAAGATGATCTGGGACCTCGGCGTCGACCTGCCGCTGTACCAGCGTCCGCAGATCGTGGCGACCAAGTCCGCGCTGGCGAACTACGGTGCCTTCGGCTTCCAGGACATCGACTGGACCAAGATCGGCTTCACCAAGTGA
- a CDS encoding DUF6113 family protein translates to MSRDRAEDRPGRPSVPAPRNGSPQPPARRYPIGPPARWASYVALGLLGVVVAVAGALVVDLWSGGGLVLGAAGILALSYGGSLLTGTKTGAAVPTLTWLGTLLAASISTPEGDLLWGGSATSVALLFLGLLGSVLCIARPSLSGFSVLPPTGHSRDASQ, encoded by the coding sequence GTGAGCCGGGACCGGGCCGAGGACCGCCCCGGCCGGCCCAGCGTTCCCGCGCCGCGCAACGGTTCGCCGCAGCCTCCCGCGCGCCGCTATCCGATCGGGCCGCCCGCCCGCTGGGCGAGTTACGTCGCCCTCGGCCTGCTCGGCGTCGTGGTGGCGGTGGCCGGCGCCCTGGTCGTCGACCTGTGGAGCGGCGGCGGCCTGGTCCTGGGCGCCGCGGGGATCCTCGCCCTCAGCTACGGGGGCAGCCTGCTGACCGGCACCAAGACCGGCGCGGCCGTCCCGACGCTCACCTGGCTCGGCACACTTCTCGCGGCGAGCATCAGCACTCCGGAGGGCGATCTGCTCTGGGGCGGCAGCGCGACGAGCGTCGCGCTGCTCTTCCTCGGACTGCTCGGATCCGTGCTCTGTATCGCACGTCCCTCCCTTTCCGGCTTTTCTGTTCTCCCTCCGACCGGCCACTCCCGGGACGCCTCCCAGTAA
- a CDS encoding ABC transporter ATP-binding protein produces MTTPASVIDTIGSVLDVRDLRVTFPSEAGPVRAVRGIDFSLRPGRTLALVGESGSGKSVTATSVLGLLPDGARVTGSIKLEGRELIGLGDAEMSKIRGKDIGMVFQDPLSALTPVYSIGTQLMEALQIHQRMSKQEARERALDLLNLVGIPDPKRRIDAFPHEFSGGMRQRAVIAMAIANDPKVIIADEPTTALDVTIQAQVLEVLKKAQEVTGAAILMITHDLGVVAGIADEVTVMYAGRPVERGPVEQVFYEPRMPYTVGLLSAVPRLDQTDKKALTPLEGNPPSMVALPQGCPFEARCPVSVDLCRTVEPPLVSLGDDFSASACHRAAEIGVDLPREGMYPTPELPEWEGESDRASRPEVLRVDNLIKHFPLMKGQLFKRRVGTVRAVDGLTFDIREGETFALVGESGCGKTTTLLEILELPTKQEGSVVVLGKESKTLRGASRRALRRDLQVVFQDPMASLDARMPIGDILAEPLKTHGWSKARIQARIPELLSLVGLLPEHAERYPTEFSGGQRQRIGIARALALEPKLIVLDEPVSALDVSIQAGVINLLDELKVKLGLSYLFVAHDLSVIRHIADRVAVMYLGRIVEIGGADQVFEAPSHPYTQALISAVPLPDPRKERERQRIILQGDLPSPADVPSGCRFRTRCPKFSGLPEAEAERCRTEDPASQSMAADHLAACHYAAALEVV; encoded by the coding sequence GTGACCACCCCCGCCTCCGTGATCGACACGATCGGCTCCGTGCTGGACGTCCGCGACCTGCGGGTGACCTTCCCCAGCGAGGCAGGCCCGGTCCGCGCCGTGCGCGGCATCGACTTCTCGCTGCGGCCCGGCCGTACCCTGGCCCTGGTCGGCGAGTCCGGTTCCGGCAAGTCCGTCACCGCGACCTCCGTGCTCGGCCTGCTGCCCGACGGCGCGCGGGTCACCGGCTCCATCAAGCTCGAGGGCCGGGAGCTGATCGGCCTCGGCGACGCCGAGATGTCCAAGATCCGCGGCAAGGACATCGGCATGGTCTTCCAGGACCCGCTGTCCGCCCTCACCCCGGTCTACTCCATCGGCACGCAGCTGATGGAGGCCCTGCAGATCCACCAGCGGATGAGCAAGCAGGAGGCTCGTGAGCGGGCTCTGGACCTGCTCAACCTGGTCGGCATCCCCGACCCGAAGCGGCGCATCGACGCGTTCCCGCACGAGTTCTCCGGCGGTATGCGGCAGCGCGCCGTGATCGCCATGGCGATCGCGAACGACCCCAAGGTCATCATCGCCGACGAGCCCACGACCGCCCTGGACGTCACCATCCAGGCGCAGGTCCTCGAGGTGCTGAAGAAGGCCCAGGAGGTCACCGGCGCCGCGATCCTGATGATCACGCACGACCTGGGCGTCGTCGCCGGCATCGCCGACGAGGTGACCGTGATGTACGCGGGCCGGCCCGTCGAGCGCGGCCCGGTGGAGCAGGTCTTCTACGAGCCCCGGATGCCCTACACCGTCGGTCTGCTGAGCGCCGTGCCGCGGCTGGACCAGACCGACAAGAAGGCGCTGACCCCGCTCGAGGGCAACCCGCCCTCCATGGTCGCGCTGCCGCAGGGCTGCCCCTTCGAGGCCCGCTGCCCCGTCTCCGTGGACCTCTGCCGTACCGTCGAGCCCCCGCTGGTGTCCCTCGGGGACGACTTCTCGGCCAGCGCCTGCCACCGCGCCGCCGAGATCGGCGTCGACCTGCCGCGCGAGGGCATGTACCCCACGCCCGAGCTCCCCGAGTGGGAGGGCGAGAGCGACCGTGCCTCCCGCCCTGAGGTCCTCAGGGTCGACAACCTGATCAAGCACTTCCCGCTGATGAAGGGCCAGCTCTTCAAGCGCCGCGTCGGCACCGTCCGCGCCGTGGACGGCCTCACCTTCGACATCCGTGAGGGCGAGACCTTCGCCCTGGTCGGCGAGTCGGGCTGTGGCAAGACCACGACGCTGCTGGAGATCCTGGAGCTGCCGACCAAGCAGGAGGGCTCGGTCGTCGTGCTCGGCAAGGAGTCGAAGACTCTGCGCGGGGCCTCCCGCCGGGCGCTGCGCCGCGACCTCCAGGTCGTCTTCCAGGACCCGATGGCGTCGCTCGACGCGCGTATGCCGATCGGCGACATCCTCGCCGAGCCGCTGAAGACCCACGGCTGGAGCAAAGCCCGGATCCAGGCCCGGATCCCCGAGCTGCTCAGCCTGGTCGGTCTGCTGCCCGAGCACGCCGAGCGCTACCCGACCGAGTTCTCCGGCGGGCAGCGCCAGCGCATCGGCATCGCCCGCGCGCTGGCCCTCGAGCCGAAGCTGATCGTGCTGGACGAGCCGGTCTCGGCCCTGGACGTCTCGATCCAGGCCGGCGTGATCAACCTGCTGGACGAGCTCAAGGTGAAGCTCGGCCTCAGCTACCTGTTCGTGGCGCACGACCTCTCGGTGATCCGCCACATCGCGGACCGGGTCGCGGTGATGTACCTGGGTCGGATCGTCGAGATCGGCGGAGCCGACCAGGTCTTCGAGGCGCCTTCGCACCCGTACACCCAGGCGCTGATCTCCGCGGTTCCGCTGCCGGATCCGCGCAAGGAGCGGGAGCGCCAGCGGATCATTCTGCAGGGCGACCTGCCGAGCCCGGCGGACGTCCCCTCGGGATGCCGTTTCCGCACGCGTTGCCCCAAGTTCTCCGGCCTTCCCGAGGCCGAGGCCGAGCGGTGCCGGACCGAGGACCCCGCGTCCCAGTCGATGGCCGCTGACCACCTCGCCGCCTGTCACTACGCGGCGGCACTGGAAGTCGTCTGA
- a CDS encoding ABC transporter ATP-binding protein — translation MTTSTEQFTGADRKVSASAGAQGRGGAEVAAFRSVSKTFGSVKAVNSSSFTLHPGETVAFLGPNGAGKSTSIDMLLGLKDPSAGEVSLFGGTPRQAILDGRVGVMLQSGGLLPEVTVRELVTFACKVHPRGYDVDEVLRTAQILDLADRKVDKLSGGQEQRVRFALATAGDSDLIVLDEPTTGMDVNARQAFWAVMKAQADAGRTILFATHYLEEADAIADRVLVMHQGRLIADGTAAEIKARAGLRRISFDLHPQDGGDVSLLNTLPGITALDLSGQTVRISTSDADATMAAVYRSGFYPRGLEVTGVGLEQAFITITAEAEEN, via the coding sequence ATGACAACTTCCACCGAGCAGTTCACGGGGGCGGACCGGAAGGTCTCCGCGTCCGCCGGGGCACAGGGCCGCGGCGGCGCGGAGGTCGCGGCTTTCCGCAGCGTCAGCAAGACCTTCGGCAGCGTGAAGGCGGTCAACAGCAGCTCCTTCACCCTCCACCCGGGCGAGACGGTCGCCTTCCTCGGCCCCAACGGCGCCGGCAAGTCCACCAGCATCGACATGCTGCTCGGCCTCAAGGACCCGAGCGCGGGCGAGGTCAGCCTCTTCGGCGGCACCCCGCGGCAGGCCATCCTGGACGGCCGGGTCGGCGTCATGCTGCAGAGCGGCGGCCTGCTGCCCGAGGTGACCGTGCGCGAGCTGGTCACCTTCGCCTGCAAGGTGCACCCGCGCGGCTACGACGTCGACGAGGTGCTCCGCACCGCCCAGATCCTCGACCTGGCCGACCGCAAGGTCGACAAGCTCTCCGGCGGCCAGGAGCAGCGGGTCCGCTTCGCCCTGGCGACGGCGGGCGACAGCGACCTGATCGTCCTCGACGAGCCCACCACCGGTATGGACGTCAACGCCCGCCAGGCCTTCTGGGCCGTGATGAAGGCCCAGGCCGACGCCGGCCGGACGATCCTCTTCGCCACGCACTACCTGGAGGAGGCCGACGCGATCGCCGACCGCGTCCTGGTGATGCACCAGGGCCGGCTGATCGCCGACGGCACCGCCGCCGAGATCAAGGCGCGGGCGGGCCTCCGCCGGATCTCCTTCGACCTGCACCCGCAGGACGGCGGCGACGTGAGCCTGCTGAACACCCTCCCTGGCATCACCGCCTTGGACCTCAGCGGTCAGACGGTCCGGATCAGCACCTCGGACGCGGACGCCACCATGGCGGCCGTCTACCGCTCCGGCTTCTACCCGCGCGGCCTGGAGGTCACCGGGGTCGGCCTGGAGCAGGCGTTCATCACCATCACCGCGGAAGCCGAGGAGAACTGA